Within uncultured Methanoregula sp., the genomic segment CCCATCTCCTTGAAACCCGCCGTAATAATGACGACCATAGGCACGCCTTTTGCCCCGCACTCTTCAATAACTGAAGGTACCTGGTTGGCGGGAACGGTGATAACCGCGAGGTCGACCGGCGCCGGGATTGCTGTGATCGTCTTGTATGCCTTGAGTCCCTGGATCTCACTCCGCTTGTTGTTAACCGGGTAGAGTTGTCCGGGGAAGTGGAGGAGGTTGTGCATGACTGCATACCCCATCTTGGACGAATCCTGCGAAGCACCGATGACCGCGATCGAACGCGGGTTGAAATATTCCATCGGGACCGGTGCCCGCACTACCTTCTCAATTATCTTTATGTCGTCATCGACAATGATGCGGGCATCGACAGCACAGGCACCTTTCTCGTATAACCGGATCGGGTTGATATCGAACTCGACGACCTGCACATTCTCTTCGAAGAACTTGGCTACGTTGGTGATGAGCCGGACCAGCTCTTCCTCGTCACGGGGCTTGGAACCGCGGTACCCGGCAATGAGTGGGTATGCATTGATCTCCTTGATCATCTGGCGGATCTCTTCTTCCGAGATCGGCAGGATGCGGAGCGTCACATCCTTCATGAGCTCGACCATGGTCCCGCCCATACCGAATGTGATGACCTTGCCAAATGCCGGGTCGGTCCTGCCGCCGATAATCAGTTCGAGACCGGGCTCTGCCTGCTGCTCGACAATTACGCCTTCGATGTGGGCGTCCGGGTTGTAGGCTTTTGCCCCGTCAAGAATCTTGGTAAATGCGCCGAGAGCTGCTTTCCTGCTCCCGATACCGACAATCACACCGCCCGCATCGCTCTTGTGTACGATCTGGGGCGAAATGATCTTCATGACCACCGGGCATCCCATGCGTTCGGCAGCGTGTGCTGCGTCCTCGCCACTTTTTACGATCTGGTACTCGGGTACCGGCAGATCGTATTTTCTGAGCATATCATATCCTTCTGCTTCACTCAACATTTTCTGGGTCACTTATTCACCTCGATTCTGGTCTTTTGTTTTCCTGGGGAAAACGGGTTGTAGTGTTGTGAGCATGCGTGCAGAAGGGTTTCTTCGTGAACAAAACTCTTGCCCGCACAGTGGTTTTTTTTTAAAAATTTGATACGGCACAATTTAAACATTCTGCAATTGTCGAATTCCGCTTCGGCATCAAACGGTGGCTGAAACGGGCGAATTTTGGCATTCAGACTAAAAGATTAAGTTAAATTATCATTATTGATAATGTAGATTAGGAGCACTCTATGCAAGAGAGCGCGGATTTGAAACACGAAGTCAAGTACTATACGCCTGATCCTTCCTACCGCACCAACAGCTGGATGGGGGATTACAGCTGGGCCTACAATGAGTTCCTCAAAGACCCCGAGGCGTTCTGGGCGAAAATTGCAAAAAAACTCCACTGGTTTTCCGAGTGGGATAAAGTACGGGAATGGAATTATCCCTATGCGAAATGGTTCATCAATGGCAAGACCAACATAACGTTCAACTGTCTTGACCGTCATGTCCAGGGGAAAAACCGGAACAAAGTCGCACTCATCTGGAAGGGTGAGACCGATGATGAAGAGCGGGTCTACACGTACCGCCAGCTCCTCCGCGATGTGAACCGGTTTGCAAACGGTCTCAAGGAACTGGGTGTAACGAAAGGTGATCGCGTCTGTATCTATATGCCGGTGATCCCGGAACAGGTCATTGCCATGCTCGCATGCACCCGCATCGGGGCAGTCCACAGCGTAGTATTCGGAGGGTACGGCGCCGCCGCACTCAACCAGCGGATTGTCGGGGCTGGTGCCAAAGTTGTTATCACCGCGGATATGGCCGTACGCCGTGGCAAGTCCATCCCGCTCAAACATGTGATTGAAGAAGCGATCATCCATGCACCAACGGTTGAACACCTCATTGTCCTGCGCCGGGAGCTTGGACGTCCGGTTGAGATCCACAGCGAGATGGAGATGGATTTTTATGAAGTAGTCAAGGATGCTTCTGCTGACTGCCCGGCAGAAGTGATGGATTCCGAAGACCCCATGTTCATCCTCTATACGAGCGGGACAACGGGAGCTCCCAAAGGGATTGTCCATACATGCGGCGGGTACATGGTCGGGGTCTATTACACTACCAAATATATTTTCGACTTAAAGGAGAGCGATGTGTACTGGTGTACGGCAGACCCGGGTTGGATCACCGGGCACTCCTACGTGGTCTACGGTCCCCTCCTTGTCGGAGGAACGGTGCTCATCTCTGAAAACACCCCGGATTATCCGGATCCCGGCATCTGGTGGAAGATGGTTGAGGAATATGGTGTAAGCATCCTCTACACCGCCCCGACCGCCATCCGGATGTTCATGAAACTGGGCCGCGAGTGGCCGGACAAGTATAACCTCAGTTCCCTGCGCATTCTTGGATCGGTGGGAGAGCCCTTAAACCCCGAGGCCTTCGAGTGGTTTTACGATGTGATCGGTAAGAGTAAGTGCCCGATTGTCGATACCTGGTGGCAGACCGAAACCGGTATGCACATGATCACAACCGTTCTTGGCGAACCGATGCGCCCGGGTTTTGCCGGGAAATCCATACCCGGCGTTGTGGCGGATGTGGTTGACAAGGATGGGAAAAGCGTCGAGCCCGGGAAAAGCGGCCTGCTTGTAATAAAAGAACCCTGGCCATCCATGATGCGAACCGTGTACAATGATGATGCCAGGTACCGCAAATACTGGGAGACAATTCCCGGCTGCTACACGGTTGGCGACCTGGCTATAAAGGCAACTGATGGGAATATCATGGTGATCGGCCGGTCAGACGACCTGATCGTGGTTGCCGGGCACAATATCGGTACTGCCGAGGTGGAAAGTGCGCTCGTGTCCCACAAGGCCGTTGCTGAAGCGGCCGTGATCGGAAAGCCGGATCATCTCAAAGGAAATACCATCAAGGCATTTGTCACGCTGCGGATGGGGCACACCCCCAGTGACCGGCTGAAAAATGAGCTTACCTACCATGTGCGGATCACCCTCGGGCCCATAGCAATGCCCTCAGAGATCGAGTTTGTGGATTCACTGCCCAAGACCCGGAGCGGTAAGATTGTCCGGCGGGTACTTAAGGCAAAAGAGATGGGGATGGACCCCGGTGATGTCTCGACCCTGGAAGAATAAATCTTCCCGGGATCAAGACCTATCTTTTTAAATACTGTTTTGTGGCATTTATAAATATGAAGGTCAGACCAGAGGACTCCCTCAAGATCGAAAATATCGTTGCCTCCGCAAAGGTAACGGATTATCTGGATCTACCCGCACTCGCATCCCAGATCGAGGGTGCCGAATACAACAAGAAGCGGTTCCCGGGCGTGGTTCTCCGGATGCAGGATCCGAAGATCGCTGCCCTTGTCTTTGGATCCGGCAAGGTTGTATTAACCGGTGCCAAAAGCATTGACAATGTGGGCAGGGGACTCAATATCCTCGCCGGGCTGCTGCGCAAACAGGGTATCGATATTCCGAAAAAACTGGATTTTAAGATTCAGAATATTGTCACATCTGCGGACCTTGCCACTGCCATTAATCTCAATAAAATTGCCGTCGGTTTCAACCTCGACAAGATCGAGTATGAACCTGAACAGTTTCCTGGACTCGTATATCGTCTTGACGATCCGAAGGTTGTTGTCCTGCTCTTTGGTTCCGGCAAGCTTATCATCACCGGTGGCAAAGTGCCGGAGGACGCGAAGAGGGCCGTTGTCAAGATCCTGTCCGACTTAAGAAGTCTCGGGCTTATATAATTCTTCCAGTCTATCACCCGTTTCTTTTTTTCCGTTTGGTTTTTATATGCCCCCTTCCTTTCCTTATATATACTAATTAACGGGGATTTTGAAAAACCGACATGGGAGAAAAACCCTGTGGCTTCAGAAACCCACTTAATCCCCGTAACTTGTAGGTGATACTGTTTATGAAGGTCAGACCAGAGGACTCCCTCAAGATCGAAAATATCGTTGCCTCCGCAAAGGTAACGGATTATCTGGATCTACCCGCACTCTCATCCCAGATTGAGGGTGCTGAATACAACAAGAAGCGGTTCCCCGGTGTCGTTCTCCGCATGCAGGATCCCAAGATTGCGGCCCTCGTTTTTGGTTCCGGTAAAGTGGTACTAACCGGCGCCAAGAGTATCGACAGTCTGAGCAAGGGCCTCAACATCCTTGGTGGGCTCCTGCGAAAGCAGGGGATTGATATCCCGAAAAAACTGGATTACAAGATCCAGAATATTGTGACTTCTGCCGATCTTGCCACCCCTATCAATCTCAACAAGATTGCGGTCGGGTTTAACCTGGACCGGATTGAATATGAACCTGAACAGTTCCCCGGTCTCGTATACCGGCTCGATGTTCCGAAAGTTGTCGTGCTCCTCTTTGGATCGGGCAAACTGATCATCACGGGAGGCAAAGAACCTGATGATGCAAAGAAAGCGGTAGTCAAGATCCTGTCCGATCTCAGGAGCCTTGGACTTATCTGATCTCTTTCTCTTTCCTGGATAGCGGATTCATATCCGCCTGCCAATTCTTCCATCTTCTTCCCCCAAAGAAAATTTAATATTTAAATTCTGCTGTCATTGCCTGCCAATAAGAGTGCCTATATATCATTAATTTGATAAATATACGAGTAAGGTTCAGTGGAAATAAAGTGGATGTGACGCATGAGAACTGAAAACGTGATGTATTTTACCGAAAAAGAAGAGGAGTTTGCAAACCTCCTCATCGAGATTGGGACAAAGCGCAATGTTGCAAAGGTCCTGGTATTCCTGGCAAACACCCCCGAGGCAACTTCCCGTGCTATTGAACGTGGAACCGATCTCCGCCAGCCGGAAGTCAGTATCGCAATGCGCTACCTGATTGAACAGAGCTGGATCACCAGCCGCGAGAGCAAGGCTGAAAGCAAGGGTCGCCCGGTCAAGATCTACGAACTTGCAAAACCGATCCATGAGATCATGGACAGCATCGAGAAAGAAAAGAAGAAAGAGGCGACAAACCAGCTCGCCCTTGTCCAGAAATTACGGGATTATATCCGCTGATGTAATTATCCTGCACTTTTTTTCGCTTCCGACAATAACGGTCGTTTTATCCATAAAATTACAGAAGAGCCCGCTTTCAACTACTCCCGGGATATCGGCGATAGCCATTTCAAGCGCTCTCGGATCTGAAATCTCAGAGAACTTACAGTCGACAATAAAATTCCCGTTATCTGAAATGACCGGGCCGTCCTTTTTAACGGCTTCGCGGATAGCCGGTATGCACCCGAGTGCCCGGAGCTGGTTCATGACCGATCGCACTGCAAACGGGAGCACTTCAACCGGAACCGGGGCACTGAGGCGTTTTACAACCTTCTGTTCATCAACCACGACAATGAACTGCAGTGCTGCCGCTGCTACGCACTTTTCCCGGGTATGGGCTGCTCCCCGCCCCTTTATCAGGTAAAGCCGGGGATCCACTTCATCAGCCCCGTCAACAGCGATATCGATTACCGGGTGATCATCGAGTGTTGTCAGCGGTATCCCATATTCGCGGGCCCTTATGGCCGTCTGATACGATGTTGGTATGCCGGAAACCCTGATCCCCTCCCGGATCCGGACAGATAACCGTTCGATCATGTAATAAACGGTCGAGCCGGTGCCAAGACCGACCACCATGCCGTCTTCCACCATATCGGCTGCCGCATATCCGGCCATCTGCTTGGCAGACGCGAGTTTTTGTACCTTTTCGTCCATCAAAGTGATACTAATCAGTGCCCGGATAATTAAAAGTGGTGATATGGATGCGGAAAAATTCCGCGCTGTTAATCGATAAAGATCTTCTTGATCTCATCGTGAGCTTCATGTGCCGTGCAATCAAGGGTTATTGGCGAGATAGATACATTGCCTTTTCTCACCGAGTGAACATCTGTTCCTTCTTCAGCATCCTCATAGAGTGGTCCGTTGATCCAGAAGTAGGGCCGGCCGCGGGGATCGAGTCGCTTCTCAACACCGGTATGGAAGAGTTTGCGGGCAAGCCTTGTCACTTCATATCCCCCTGTGACTGCTGACGGGATGTTGACATTGATTACATCCGCATGCGGGCAGAACCCCTGTGTGAGCACCCGTGAGACAACATCCCGAACGATCTTTTTTGCTGAATCGAAACTCTGGGCATTCGTACTCGGGTCATCGAACTTGTCTCCCTGGTCTTCGACCTGGAGCGAGAACGCAATACCCTTGACACCCTGGTTTGATGCCTCGAGAGCTGCTCCGATGGTGCCAGAGGTCATGACGGATTCAAAAGAGAGGTTTTCCCCGATATTGATCCCGCTGACAACAAGAGTCGGGTTGAGTTTGAGTGCATAGAGGCCAATGATCACGGCATCGGTAGGCTTCCCTGCTACAGACCAAGCCCGTTCACCGTTTATCGTGATCATGTTTGCCCGCAGGGGCTCAAAGATTGAGATCGATCTGCCGACCGCGCTCTGCTGGGTTGCCGGGGCAACCACCGTTACATCCGCAATGGGCCTGAGCGCTTCATACGCGGCCCAGAGTCCGATAGAACTCACGCCGTCATCATTGGTTAGCAGGATCGAGGGTCTCATGTTCATCTTGTATATGCTTGCCGCCCCACAAATAGTTCACCGATCGGATAGGGTAATTTTCTAAAAGAGTACACGTGTAAATAGATGAAAGTCCTGCTCGCCGAATACACTTCCGCCAACGACCCCGCTCTCGCACATGAGGGTATGGCAATGCTCGATGTGGTGAAATCCAGTTTCGAGCGCTGCGGGTATGAGATCGTTCTCTGCGGTCCGGGCGATTTTGCTGCCGAGATCGAACGGCTCGCCCCGACCTGCGACATGGGTCTTGTGATTGCTCCCGATAATCTTCTTTCCCGGTTCACGATGATCCTTGAGCAGCATACTCACAATCTCGGCTGCGGGTTTATGACCATAGCACTCTGTGCCAATAAAGTTCAGACCTCAAAGATCCTTGCCGGGCACGGCATACCTGTTCCCGGGGAACCGGGAGCCGGAAAACGGGTAGTAAAACCTGTGAAAGGCTGCGGGTCACAGGGAGTCCGGCTTACGGATGACGATCCTGGTGAAGGTGAATTTGCTGAACGGTATATTGAGGGTGAAAACTTCTCTGTAAGTATCGTCCCGAACCGGGTCATAGGTGATGCCTGCCTCTATTTCAAAGGTAATCCCCCGGTTGTGCTGGCGGTGAACCGGCAGTTTATCGAACTGAACGCAGATGGATCGTTCCACTATCTTGGCGGAGAGACGCCGGTTCATCCCGCCCGGGAAATGGAAATTGTCAATACTGCACGGAAGGCCGTCGAGGTCCTTGGTTGCCAGGGATACTGCGGAGTGGATGTTGTGGTCGCTGACAAGGTTTATGTTGTGGATGTCAACCCCCGGATAACGACAAGCTTAGTCGGAATCGTGTCCTGCATGAAGGAAGAGATAGCCGATCTCCTGGTTGCAGCCTCTAAGGGTGAGGGCCCGGCTGAGGTCCATCTTGAGGGTCAGGCCCGGTATGACACGTCTGGCAAGGTAACAAAGGTATGATCGGGATCGATATTGGCGGGGCGAACCTGAAAGTTGTGGATGAGGATGGCGTCCATATTCATTACTGCCCGCTCTGGGAGAATGCTCCCATCACCCGGATGCTGGAACCGTATGTGCGGGACCGTAATGACCCCGCTGCAGTTGTAATGAGCGGGGAACTTGCCGACTGTTTTGATAATAAGATGCAGGGAATCTCTTTCATTGTCGAGGCAGTCCAAAAAGCATTTCCCGCTGCCCGGTTTTATGGTATGGATGCCCGGTTTCATGACAGGGTCGTCCCGCAGCTGGCTGCAGCCAACTGGCTGGCGTCTGCGGATTATCTCAGAACTACCTATCCCGATGCAGTTCTGCTCGATATCGGCAGTACGACTGCGGATATCATCCCGCTCAGCCAATTTGACCGGCTCCTGGGCCTTACCGATCTCATGCGACTCCGGGCCGGTTATCTCATGTATACCGGGATGCTCCGGACCAATATCGCAACCCTGCTCCGATCAGTTGATCCCGGTGGTATCCCCACTCCTGTCAGCACGGAATTTTTTGCCATCAGCGCTGATGCCCATCTCGTTCTGGGTCACATCGATTCCTCACTGTACACGTGCGACACACCGGACCGGAAAGAGAAAACCCCGGATGCGTCCCTTCGCCGTCTCGCCCGGGTTGTCTGTGCTGATCTCGATGAGATTGGTAATGATGGAGCGCTCCGGATTGCAGCACAATTCTGGGACTACCAGAGAGACCTGATCTGCGAACAGGTACGGAACATTGTTGCCGGGTCCGGGGCGGAACGGGTCATCGTGGCCGGGATCGGAGCCCCTCTCTTTGCAAAGGAACTTGGCGCGATTGATCTCATGCAAGAGCTCGGGCCCGTTGCTGATGCATTACCGGCTTATGCGGTCAGGGAACTGGCCTTATCCGGAAGAATCCGTGACGGGAATTCCGGACTGTGAGGGGATCCGCATGGATTCATGGAAACTCAGTATCGTCCTGTTCGCTAGCTCGGTTGCTCTGACGGCGGTATTATGGATGATCGGCCTACCGTTCTTCTTTTTCTTCCTCTTTTTCCCGATCATCCCGTTCCTGCACCGGAAGAGAACGGTGCTGCGCTGCCCGGTATGCGGATGGGAAACCACAGGCAGCGAGCGCTTCTGCCCCTTCGATGCAACTCCCCTCCGGAGTGCGGGCCGCGAGAGTGGAGAGGGTAAGAATTGAAAGGGGGAGATGCATCCCGAATATGTCCGTTGTCGGGATTTCCGGTATCGCCCGGTCCTTGTAATTTCTCCAGCTGGTGCGATCTATACGAATACCCATAGCTGCAATGATGCGTGCTGCCTGACTCTGCGGCATCGTGGCTGAGAGCGTTGTATAGAGATCGATGATAAGTGAACCAATCCGGGTGTCCGGGTAGAATGGCTCGTCAGCATTGCAGGGCTGGTTGCAGGTACGGCAGGTGAAGCGTTTGACCCGGACCGTGATGGTTCGCGCATTGCCGGCCTCCAGGAGTACAGCGAATTTTCTCTCACGGGTGTCATAGCCGATAACCCGGCCTCCACAGAGGGGGCACTGCGCCAGCTGATCGAACTCCACACCATCAAAGGCACAGACTGCGGTCTGGACGATATCTGTGATCATAGGTGCGATGCGGGGCGGTCGCATGATCCTTTATTTCACCTCGGCCGACAACCTATGCTGTGCACTAATGCCGCGCGCTTTGTGGTTGTCCTGACATGTCTTTATAAATGGTCCTATAAATACCCACTTATAATCATCAAAAAACCGGAATAAATCCCTCTCCTTTAATAATGTCTTTTTTCAACTCTTTTTGTTCGAGGTTAGAACATGGATTTCACATACGTACCAAGCACCTGTCCCTACTGTGGAACCGGTTGCGGGATCAACCTTGTTGTGAAGGATGGTCAGGTCAAGGGTATTTCACCCTGGCAGCGCAACCCGGTCAACGAGGGCAAGGTCTGTATCCGCGGGAACAAGTCGTTCGAGTTCGTCAACAACCCGGCGCGTATCACTACCCCGCTGATCAAGAAAGACGGCAAGTTCGTTGAGGCAAGCTGGGAAGATGCATACAAGGAAGTTGCATCCAAGCTGAAAGCCGCCAAGGGTGACGAGGTCGGTTTCGTAGCATCCGCCCGCACCTGCAACGAGGACAACTACGTTCTTAAGAACCTTGCAGCCAATGTTGTCAAGACCGCCAACATCGACTACTGCGGTCGCCGCTGCAATGCGGATGCCGTCAAGGGTCTCGTTGAGGCATTTGGCCAGGGTGCCATGACCAACTCCATCACCGATATCT encodes:
- a CDS encoding hydantoinase/oxoprolinase family protein, translating into MIGIDIGGANLKVVDEDGVHIHYCPLWENAPITRMLEPYVRDRNDPAAVVMSGELADCFDNKMQGISFIVEAVQKAFPAARFYGMDARFHDRVVPQLAAANWLASADYLRTTYPDAVLLDIGSTTADIIPLSQFDRLLGLTDLMRLRAGYLMYTGMLRTNIATLLRSVDPGGIPTPVSTEFFAISADAHLVLGHIDSSLYTCDTPDRKEKTPDASLRRLARVVCADLDEIGNDGALRIAAQFWDYQRDLICEQVRNIVAGSGAERVIVAGIGAPLFAKELGAIDLMQELGPVADALPAYAVRELALSGRIRDGNSGL
- the surE gene encoding 5'/3'-nucleotidase SurE, whose translation is MRPSILLTNDDGVSSIGLWAAYEALRPIADVTVVAPATQQSAVGRSISIFEPLRANMITINGERAWSVAGKPTDAVIIGLYALKLNPTLVVSGINIGENLSFESVMTSGTIGAALEASNQGVKGIAFSLQVEDQGDKFDDPSTNAQSFDSAKKIVRDVVSRVLTQGFCPHADVINVNIPSAVTGGYEVTRLARKLFHTGVEKRLDPRGRPYFWINGPLYEDAEEGTDVHSVRKGNVSISPITLDCTAHEAHDEIKKIFID
- a CDS encoding ATP-grasp domain-containing protein, yielding MKVLLAEYTSANDPALAHEGMAMLDVVKSSFERCGYEIVLCGPGDFAAEIERLAPTCDMGLVIAPDNLLSRFTMILEQHTHNLGCGFMTIALCANKVQTSKILAGHGIPVPGEPGAGKRVVKPVKGCGSQGVRLTDDDPGEGEFAERYIEGENFSVSIVPNRVIGDACLYFKGNPPVVLAVNRQFIELNADGSFHYLGGETPVHPAREMEIVNTARKAVEVLGCQGYCGVDVVVADKVYVVDVNPRITTSLVGIVSCMKEEIADLLVAASKGEGPAEVHLEGQARYDTSGKVTKV
- the acs gene encoding acetate--CoA ligase encodes the protein MQESADLKHEVKYYTPDPSYRTNSWMGDYSWAYNEFLKDPEAFWAKIAKKLHWFSEWDKVREWNYPYAKWFINGKTNITFNCLDRHVQGKNRNKVALIWKGETDDEERVYTYRQLLRDVNRFANGLKELGVTKGDRVCIYMPVIPEQVIAMLACTRIGAVHSVVFGGYGAAALNQRIVGAGAKVVITADMAVRRGKSIPLKHVIEEAIIHAPTVEHLIVLRRELGRPVEIHSEMEMDFYEVVKDASADCPAEVMDSEDPMFILYTSGTTGAPKGIVHTCGGYMVGVYYTTKYIFDLKESDVYWCTADPGWITGHSYVVYGPLLVGGTVLISENTPDYPDPGIWWKMVEEYGVSILYTAPTAIRMFMKLGREWPDKYNLSSLRILGSVGEPLNPEAFEWFYDVIGKSKCPIVDTWWQTETGMHMITTVLGEPMRPGFAGKSIPGVVADVVDKDGKSVEPGKSGLLVIKEPWPSMMRTVYNDDARYRKYWETIPGCYTVGDLAIKATDGNIMVIGRSDDLIVVAGHNIGTAEVESALVSHKAVAEAAVIGKPDHLKGNTIKAFVTLRMGHTPSDRLKNELTYHVRITLGPIAMPSEIEFVDSLPKTRSGKIVRRVLKAKEMGMDPGDVSTLEE
- a CDS encoding ArsR family transcriptional regulator; translated protein: MRTENVMYFTEKEEEFANLLIEIGTKRNVAKVLVFLANTPEATSRAIERGTDLRQPEVSIAMRYLIEQSWITSRESKAESKGRPVKIYELAKPIHEIMDSIEKEKKKEATNQLALVQKLRDYIR
- a CDS encoding TATA-box-binding protein, yielding MKVRPEDSLKIENIVASAKVTDYLDLPALSSQIEGAEYNKKRFPGVVLRMQDPKIAALVFGSGKVVLTGAKSIDSLSKGLNILGGLLRKQGIDIPKKLDYKIQNIVTSADLATPINLNKIAVGFNLDRIEYEPEQFPGLVYRLDVPKVVVLLFGSGKLIITGGKEPDDAKKAVVKILSDLRSLGLI
- the rpiA gene encoding ribose-5-phosphate isomerase RpiA, giving the protein MDEKVQKLASAKQMAGYAAADMVEDGMVVGLGTGSTVYYMIERLSVRIREGIRVSGIPTSYQTAIRAREYGIPLTTLDDHPVIDIAVDGADEVDPRLYLIKGRGAAHTREKCVAAAALQFIVVVDEQKVVKRLSAPVPVEVLPFAVRSVMNQLRALGCIPAIREAVKKDGPVISDNGNFIVDCKFSEISDPRALEMAIADIPGVVESGLFCNFMDKTTVIVGSEKKCRIITSADIIP
- a CDS encoding TATA-box-binding protein; translation: MKVRPEDSLKIENIVASAKVTDYLDLPALASQIEGAEYNKKRFPGVVLRMQDPKIAALVFGSGKVVLTGAKSIDNVGRGLNILAGLLRKQGIDIPKKLDFKIQNIVTSADLATAINLNKIAVGFNLDKIEYEPEQFPGLVYRLDDPKVVVLLFGSGKLIITGGKVPEDAKRAVVKILSDLRSLGLI